A window from Microbacterium ginsengiterrae encodes these proteins:
- the dprA gene encoding DNA-processing protein DprA has translation MIDELLGDAETMAAVDRVRPDAEPVETLARVAWSVLSEPGDGVAGALISQLSAHEALRLVLNADVFALAEKSIQEGRRRWLPRAHPHAVRDALRGGAEVGARLLLPGDTDWPESLDDLAAHAPIVLWVRGDLSAVTADARVSIVGARAATAYGDSVAADLAGDLAATGTVVVSGGAYGIDGSAHRAAIGVDGRTVAFLAGGVDRAYPAGHQQLFERIMASGAVISEMPCGAAPTKFRFLSRNRLIAALGAATVVVEAGWRSGSLNTAGHASSLGRPLGAVPGPVTSAASAGCHRLLREYDAQCVTSASEVRELMGLAQDASSGTQPGDDPERVRLLDALSTRTSRAPIELARAAGLSDDRVRSLLGTLSLDGIAERRDDGWVRAGE, from the coding sequence ATGATCGATGAACTGCTCGGCGATGCCGAGACCATGGCCGCTGTCGATCGAGTCCGTCCTGATGCGGAGCCGGTGGAGACCCTCGCGCGGGTCGCATGGAGTGTGCTCTCCGAGCCCGGCGACGGTGTGGCCGGAGCGTTGATCTCGCAGCTGAGCGCGCACGAAGCGCTGCGGCTCGTTCTGAACGCCGACGTCTTCGCCCTCGCGGAGAAGTCGATCCAGGAGGGGCGCCGTCGATGGTTGCCGCGCGCGCACCCTCACGCGGTGCGCGATGCACTGCGTGGCGGAGCGGAAGTCGGCGCCAGGCTCCTGCTGCCGGGAGACACCGACTGGCCCGAGTCCCTCGACGATCTCGCAGCCCACGCGCCGATCGTGCTCTGGGTCCGCGGCGACCTTTCCGCCGTGACGGCCGATGCTCGCGTGTCCATCGTCGGAGCGCGTGCGGCCACCGCATATGGCGACAGTGTCGCCGCCGACCTCGCCGGTGATCTGGCGGCGACGGGGACTGTCGTGGTCTCCGGCGGGGCGTACGGCATCGACGGATCAGCACACCGCGCGGCCATCGGAGTGGATGGCAGGACCGTCGCGTTCCTCGCGGGCGGCGTGGATCGCGCGTACCCTGCCGGACACCAGCAGCTGTTCGAACGGATCATGGCGTCTGGCGCGGTCATCAGCGAGATGCCCTGCGGTGCCGCGCCGACCAAGTTCCGTTTCCTGTCGAGGAATCGGCTGATCGCGGCACTCGGTGCGGCCACCGTCGTCGTCGAGGCGGGATGGCGCAGCGGGTCGCTGAACACGGCGGGGCACGCGTCATCGCTCGGCCGTCCGCTCGGCGCGGTCCCCGGTCCTGTGACGTCGGCGGCGTCGGCCGGATGCCACCGGCTGCTGCGCGAGTACGACGCGCAGTGCGTCACGAGCGCATCGGAGGTCCGGGAACTGATGGGACTGGCTCAGGATGCCTCCTCCGGTACGCAGCCGGGTGACGACCCGGAACGGGTGCGGCTGCTCGATGCCCTGTCGACGCGCACGTCGCGTGCGCCGATCGAACTCGCCAGGGCGGCCGGGCTCTCCGACGACCGCGTGCGATCCCTGCTGGGAACCCTCTCGCTGGACGGCATCGCAGAGCGCCGAGACGACGGCTGGGTCCGAGCAGGGGAGTGA
- a CDS encoding YifB family Mg chelatase-like AAA ATPase, protein MRTARTWAVALTGVDGHLVEIEADVSNQTPGFKIVGLPDKALGEAAQRVHNAVTNAQLELTRRRLTVNLSPASLPKHGSGFDLGIAISAVATGGVLDAASIARTVHIGELGLDGRVRPVAGVLPAVFAAARAGFDRVIVPHANEAEARLVPGMEVRAATTLAEVAMWHGADVAVAEVEPVDAETPPVPSADPPDLADVVGQEEAVDAMIAAAAGGHHLLMSGPPGAGKTMLARRLPGILPRLTDDQALEVASVRSLSGAAVTVLDDLPPLEAPHHSASVAALVGGGSRTVRPGAIVRAHRGILFLDEAAEFSRVALDALRQPLESGSIEIDRAGFRARFPARFQLVLATNPCPCGNYGVRGAECICPPVAIRRYAARLSGPLRDRIDIDLQVARVSASRATSSRRSGVSTADAAARVSAARTRAAERWAKTPWRRNAEVSGAWLRQGELRLPRGVRAPLDRALERGQLTLRGYDRVLRLAWTMADLSGVDMPGVDELGRALFLKRGLIA, encoded by the coding sequence ATGAGGACCGCGCGGACATGGGCCGTGGCTCTGACCGGTGTGGACGGTCACCTCGTGGAGATCGAGGCTGATGTGTCCAACCAGACCCCCGGTTTCAAGATCGTCGGCCTGCCGGACAAGGCGCTCGGCGAGGCCGCGCAGCGCGTGCACAACGCGGTGACCAACGCGCAGCTCGAGCTGACGCGACGTCGACTCACCGTCAACCTCTCGCCGGCCAGTCTGCCCAAGCACGGCAGCGGGTTCGATCTCGGTATCGCCATCAGCGCCGTGGCGACCGGGGGAGTGCTGGATGCCGCCTCCATCGCGCGGACCGTGCACATCGGAGAGCTGGGACTCGACGGACGGGTGCGGCCGGTGGCGGGGGTGCTTCCCGCCGTGTTCGCCGCCGCGCGGGCCGGATTCGACCGCGTCATCGTGCCGCACGCGAACGAGGCGGAGGCGCGACTGGTGCCCGGTATGGAGGTGCGGGCCGCGACCACTCTCGCGGAGGTCGCGATGTGGCACGGTGCGGACGTGGCCGTCGCCGAGGTCGAACCGGTCGACGCCGAGACACCGCCTGTGCCGTCCGCCGACCCGCCGGATCTCGCGGACGTGGTGGGCCAGGAGGAAGCGGTCGACGCCATGATCGCGGCCGCGGCCGGCGGTCACCACCTGCTGATGAGCGGCCCGCCCGGCGCGGGGAAGACCATGCTCGCCCGCCGGTTGCCCGGCATCCTCCCTCGACTGACGGACGACCAGGCCCTCGAGGTCGCCAGCGTGCGTTCGCTCTCCGGCGCGGCGGTGACCGTTCTCGACGACCTTCCGCCGCTGGAGGCACCGCATCACAGCGCATCCGTCGCGGCGCTGGTCGGCGGCGGATCGCGGACTGTGCGGCCGGGGGCCATCGTCCGCGCGCACCGGGGAATCCTCTTCCTCGATGAGGCTGCGGAGTTCTCGCGCGTCGCACTCGACGCGTTGCGGCAGCCTCTCGAGTCCGGATCCATCGAGATCGACCGCGCGGGGTTCCGGGCACGGTTCCCCGCGCGGTTCCAGCTGGTGCTCGCGACCAACCCGTGTCCCTGTGGCAACTACGGCGTCCGCGGCGCGGAGTGCATCTGCCCGCCGGTCGCGATCCGTCGCTATGCCGCGCGCCTCTCAGGGCCGCTCCGGGACCGCATCGACATCGATCTGCAGGTCGCTCGCGTGTCGGCCTCCAGAGCGACCTCGAGCCGCCGCTCAGGGGTGAGCACAGCTGATGCGGCCGCGCGCGTGTCCGCTGCGCGCACCCGAGCGGCGGAGCGGTGGGCGAAGACGCCATGGCGTCGCAACGCGGAGGTCTCCGGTGCCTGGTTGCGTCAGGGCGAACTGCGGCTGCCCCGAGGCGTCCGCGCCCCGTTGGACCGCGCACTCGAGCGCGGGCAGCTCACGCTGCGCGGCTACGACCGTGTGCTGCGGCTCGCGTGGACCATGGCGGACCTGTCCGGCGTCGACATGCCGGGGGTCGACGAGCTGGGACGAGCTCTGTTCCTGAAGAGAGGGCTGATCGCATGA
- a CDS encoding YraN family protein: MAAKDDLGRDGEDRAAQHLTERGYRVIDRNWRCSQGEIDIVAEHGDTLCIVEVKTRRSIAYGHPFDAVDERKRERLWRLAYAWCRAHSEQAARRSLRLEVIGVIGADPARAAIEHMVDVR; this comes from the coding sequence ATGGCAGCGAAAGACGACCTCGGCCGCGACGGTGAGGACCGGGCGGCTCAGCATCTGACCGAGCGAGGCTACCGGGTGATCGACCGAAACTGGCGGTGTTCCCAGGGCGAGATCGACATCGTCGCCGAGCATGGCGACACGCTCTGCATCGTCGAGGTGAAGACGCGCCGGAGCATCGCGTACGGACACCCGTTCGACGCGGTCGACGAGCGCAAGCGCGAGCGCCTGTGGCGGCTGGCATACGCGTGGTGCAGGGCGCACAGCGAGCAGGCGGCACGCAGGTCCCTGCGTCTCGAGGTGATCGGGGTCATCGGCGCCGACCCCGCCAGGGCGGCGATCGAGCACATGGTGGACGTGCGATGA
- a CDS encoding ribonuclease HII: MTVIAPRLTLERKLLAEYDLIISLDEVGRGALAGPVAVGAAVMDAAGARRRVPEGLRDSKLVTEKRRPDVAARAAAWVQASAVGWATAAEIDEVGIMRALGLAASRAIDAVVAQGALLDGALVILDGNHDYVSRVHPAPLQVRSVIKGDRDCASVSAASVIAKVARDGHMGDLHSDHPPYQWDRNKGYASPEHRAAIREAGLSPFHRSSWAIADAPTLF, from the coding sequence ATGACCGTCATCGCACCGCGACTCACCCTCGAGCGCAAGCTCCTCGCCGAGTACGACCTGATCATCTCGCTCGACGAGGTGGGCAGGGGTGCGCTGGCGGGGCCGGTGGCCGTCGGTGCAGCGGTGATGGATGCCGCCGGTGCGCGCCGGCGCGTGCCGGAGGGCCTTCGTGATTCCAAGCTCGTCACCGAGAAGCGACGGCCGGACGTCGCCGCACGCGCGGCCGCCTGGGTCCAGGCGTCGGCGGTCGGCTGGGCGACAGCGGCGGAGATCGACGAGGTCGGCATCATGCGCGCGCTCGGGCTCGCGGCATCCCGCGCGATCGACGCCGTCGTCGCCCAGGGTGCGCTGCTCGACGGGGCGCTGGTGATCCTCGACGGGAACCATGACTACGTCTCTCGCGTGCACCCCGCGCCGCTGCAGGTGCGCTCGGTCATCAAGGGCGACCGCGACTGCGCGTCCGTCTCGGCGGCATCCGTCATCGCGAAGGTCGCGCGGGACGGACACATGGGCGATCTGCACTCCGATCACCCGCCGTACCAGTGGGATCGGAACAAGGGCTACGCGAGCCCTGAGCATCGCGCGGCGATCAGGGAGGCGGGTCTGTCACCCTTCCACCGGTCGTCGTGGGCGATCGCGGACGCACCCACCCTGTTCTGA
- a CDS encoding DUF2469 family protein: MDEEAFDDYDRELELALFREYRDVVGQFQYVVETERRFYLANEVNVVRRDTEHDFYFEISMADVWVWDIYRADRFVKAVRVLTFKDVNVEELQRREFEIPEDLSLDGK; this comes from the coding sequence ATGGATGAAGAGGCATTCGACGACTACGACCGCGAACTCGAACTCGCGCTGTTCCGCGAGTATCGCGACGTCGTCGGGCAGTTCCAGTACGTCGTCGAGACCGAGCGCCGGTTCTATCTCGCCAACGAGGTGAACGTCGTCCGCCGCGACACGGAGCACGACTTCTACTTCGAGATCTCGATGGCGGATGTGTGGGTGTGGGACATCTACCGCGCCGACCGCTTCGTCAAGGCCGTCCGCGTGCTCACGTTCAAGGACGTCAACGTCGAAGAACTGCAGCGCCGCGAGTTCGAGATCCCCGAGGACCTCTCGCTCGACGGGAAGTGA
- the rpsB gene encoding 30S ribosomal protein S2, which yields MAVVTIRQLLDSGVHFGHQTRRWNPKVKRFILTERSGIHIIDLQQSLGYIDSAYDFVKETVARGGTILFVGTKKQAQEILAEQATRVGQPYVNQRWLGGLLTNFQTIAKRLARMKELEELDYENPAASGFTKKELLLKKRELDKLHKSLGGIRNLTKTPSALWVVDAKREHLAIDEAKKLGIPVIGILDTNADPDDFQYPIPGNDDAIRSVSLLTRIIADAAAEGLQQKHNPESGDAEPLAEWEAELLQTPAEESTNVEESAETPADAAADKADAAEKAAEQETVIDESAADAAGEAAADAK from the coding sequence ATGGCTGTGGTCACCATTCGCCAGCTGCTCGACAGCGGCGTGCACTTCGGACACCAGACCCGTCGGTGGAACCCGAAGGTCAAGCGCTTCATCCTCACCGAGCGCAGCGGCATCCACATCATCGACCTGCAGCAGTCGCTGGGCTACATCGACAGCGCCTACGACTTCGTCAAGGAGACCGTCGCCCGTGGTGGCACGATCCTCTTCGTCGGCACCAAGAAGCAGGCGCAGGAGATCCTCGCCGAGCAGGCGACGCGCGTCGGTCAGCCGTACGTGAACCAGCGCTGGCTGGGCGGCCTCCTCACGAACTTCCAGACCATCGCCAAGCGTCTGGCTCGCATGAAGGAGCTCGAGGAGCTCGACTACGAGAACCCCGCGGCCTCCGGCTTCACCAAGAAGGAGCTGCTGCTCAAGAAGCGCGAGCTCGACAAGCTGCACAAGTCGCTCGGCGGTATCCGCAACCTCACCAAGACCCCCTCGGCTCTGTGGGTCGTCGACGCCAAGCGCGAGCACCTTGCGATCGACGAGGCCAAGAAGCTCGGCATCCCGGTGATCGGCATCCTCGACACCAACGCGGACCCGGACGACTTCCAGTACCCGATCCCCGGCAACGACGACGCGATCCGCTCCGTCTCGCTGCTGACGCGCATCATCGCCGACGCCGCCGCCGAGGGCCTGCAGCAGAAGCACAACCCCGAGTCGGGCGACGCCGAGCCGCTGGCCGAGTGGGAGGCCGAACTCCTCCAGACGCCCGCCGAGGAATCCACCAACGTGGAAGAGTCCGCTGAGACGCCCGCTGACGCGGCAGCCGACAAGGCAGACGCTGCGGAGAAGGCCGCTGAGCAGGAGACCGTCATCGACGAGTCCGCTGCTGACGCAGCCGGCGAAGCCGCGGCTGACGCCAAGTAA
- the frr gene encoding ribosome recycling factor — translation MIADVLAETTTRMSRAVDAAKEDFATVRTGRANPQMFQKVMVDYYGSPTPLAQLASLANPEARSLVITPYDKSALKAIEQAIRDMPNLGANPTNDGNIVRVTMPELTAERRKEYVKLVRTKGEDAKVHLRGIRRKAKDELDALKSEIGEDEIARGEKELDALTRQHVDLIDDALKRKETELLEV, via the coding sequence GTGATTGCGGACGTCCTCGCAGAAACCACCACGCGCATGTCGCGCGCCGTCGATGCTGCGAAGGAGGACTTCGCCACTGTGCGCACCGGCCGGGCGAACCCGCAGATGTTCCAGAAGGTGATGGTCGACTACTACGGTTCGCCCACACCTCTCGCACAGCTCGCCTCGCTGGCCAACCCCGAGGCCCGCTCGCTGGTCATCACGCCGTACGACAAGTCGGCGCTCAAGGCGATCGAGCAGGCCATCCGCGACATGCCGAATCTCGGCGCCAATCCGACGAACGACGGCAACATCGTGCGCGTCACGATGCCTGAGCTCACAGCAGAACGCCGCAAGGAGTACGTCAAGCTCGTCCGCACGAAGGGCGAGGACGCGAAGGTGCACCTGCGCGGCATCCGTCGCAAGGCGAAGGACGAGCTCGACGCGCTCAAGAGCGAGATCGGCGAGGACGAGATCGCCCGCGGCGAGAAGGAGCTGGATGCTCTCACTCGTCAGCATGTCGACCTCATCGACGACGCGCTCAAGCGCAAAGAGACCGAGCTCCTCGAGGTCTGA
- the pyrH gene encoding UMP kinase, with translation MTERTRRRRVLLKLSGEAFGAGQLGVNPDVVSQIARDIAAAVSEVEIAIVVGGGNFFRGAELSQRGMDRGRADYMGMLGTVMNALALQDFLEQAGAPTRVQSAISMTQVAEPYIPLRAERHMEKGRVVIFGAGAGLPYFSTDTVAAQRALEIGAQEVLVAKNGVDAVYTADPNKDSSATRIDTVTYRDALQRGLKVVDSTAFSLCMDNNMDMRVFGMEPAGNVTRALLGEPIGTLVTA, from the coding sequence ATGACTGAACGCACCCGACGCCGCCGCGTCCTTCTCAAGCTCTCCGGGGAGGCATTCGGCGCAGGACAGCTCGGCGTCAACCCCGATGTCGTCAGCCAGATCGCGCGGGACATCGCCGCGGCAGTCTCGGAGGTCGAGATCGCCATCGTCGTCGGCGGAGGGAACTTCTTCCGCGGCGCGGAGCTCAGCCAGCGCGGCATGGACCGCGGGCGCGCGGACTACATGGGCATGCTCGGCACCGTGATGAACGCCCTCGCGCTGCAGGACTTCCTCGAGCAGGCCGGAGCCCCGACCCGCGTCCAGTCCGCCATCTCGATGACGCAGGTCGCCGAACCGTACATCCCGCTGCGCGCGGAGCGCCACATGGAGAAGGGACGCGTCGTCATCTTCGGCGCCGGCGCCGGCCTGCCCTACTTCTCCACCGACACGGTCGCCGCTCAGCGTGCCCTGGAGATCGGTGCGCAGGAGGTGCTCGTCGCCAAGAACGGCGTCGACGCGGTCTACACCGCCGACCCGAACAAGGACTCGTCCGCCACGCGTATCGACACGGTCACGTACCGCGACGCGCTGCAGCGCGGTCTCAAGGTCGTGGACTCGACCGCCTTCAGCCTCTGCATGGACAACAACATGGACATGCGCGTGTTCGGGATGGAGCCGGCGGGCAACGTGACGCGCGCGCTGCTGGGTGAGCCGATCGGCACACTCGTCACCGCCTGA
- the tsf gene encoding translation elongation factor Ts: MANFTIADIKALREQLGTGMVDTKKALEEAEGDREKAVEILRLKGAKGNAKRADRSTSEGLVVSRELDGGVTLIELACETDFVAKNDRFIALADKVADAAAAAKANTVEDALAASAGSQTVGELISDEAAIIGEKVELRQVRTVTGDAVEVYMHRTSKDLPPQIGVVVAYTGDDAATARSIAQHISFANPSYLSREDVPAEAVEKEREIVTEISRNEGKPEAALPKIVEGRVSAFIKQVALLEQDYAKDNKLSVAQVAKDAGITVTDFARFKVGA; encoded by the coding sequence ATGGCCAACTTCACCATCGCAGACATCAAGGCGCTGCGTGAGCAGCTCGGCACCGGAATGGTCGACACGAAGAAGGCGCTCGAGGAGGCCGAGGGAGACCGCGAGAAGGCGGTCGAGATCCTTCGACTCAAGGGCGCCAAGGGCAACGCCAAGCGCGCTGACCGCTCCACCAGCGAGGGCCTCGTCGTCTCTCGCGAGCTGGACGGCGGCGTCACGCTGATCGAGCTCGCGTGCGAGACCGACTTCGTCGCGAAGAACGACCGCTTCATCGCCCTGGCCGACAAGGTCGCCGACGCCGCAGCCGCCGCCAAGGCGAACACGGTCGAGGACGCCCTGGCCGCTTCCGCCGGCAGCCAGACCGTCGGAGAGCTGATCTCCGACGAGGCAGCCATCATCGGCGAGAAGGTCGAACTGCGTCAGGTCCGCACCGTCACCGGTGACGCCGTCGAGGTGTACATGCACCGCACGAGCAAGGACCTGCCCCCGCAGATCGGTGTCGTCGTCGCCTACACGGGTGACGACGCCGCGACCGCGCGCAGCATCGCCCAGCACATCTCGTTCGCCAACCCGTCGTACCTCAGCCGTGAGGACGTTCCGGCCGAGGCCGTCGAGAAGGAGCGCGAGATCGTCACCGAGATCTCCCGCAACGAGGGCAAGCCGGAAGCGGCACTGCCCAAGATCGTCGAGGGTCGCGTGTCCGCGTTCATCAAGCAGGTCGCCCTGCTCGAGCAGGACTACGCGAAGGACAACAAGCTCTCTGTCGCCCAGGTGGCGAAGGACGCCGGGATAACCGTGACGGACTTCGCGCGCTTCAAGGTCGGCGCGTAG
- a CDS encoding murein hydrolase activator EnvC family protein yields the protein MPSSTRALYPRWRTLAVLLLGVVLALAPGSTASPDGVPSWRWPVAGARDVVEPYRAPVHEYAAGHRGVDVAAPQGEVVRAPADGVVAFRGVVVDRPLITVDHGGGYVSTFEPLRSELAPGATVRAGDAIGTVAAGGHAASDTLHIGVRLHGVYINPMLLFGDVPRAVLLPCCDGIMREGGRVGRSL from the coding sequence ATGCCGTCCTCCACCCGCGCGCTGTACCCCCGCTGGCGCACCCTCGCAGTCCTCCTCCTGGGAGTCGTGCTCGCCCTCGCACCAGGATCGACCGCCTCTCCCGACGGGGTCCCATCGTGGAGGTGGCCGGTGGCGGGTGCCCGCGACGTCGTCGAGCCCTATCGCGCTCCCGTGCACGAGTACGCCGCGGGCCACCGCGGAGTCGACGTGGCCGCCCCGCAGGGCGAGGTGGTGCGCGCCCCGGCGGACGGGGTCGTCGCGTTCCGTGGCGTCGTCGTCGATCGGCCGCTCATCACCGTCGACCACGGCGGCGGTTACGTCTCGACGTTCGAGCCGCTGCGCTCGGAGCTCGCGCCCGGTGCGACTGTGCGTGCAGGGGACGCGATCGGGACGGTGGCAGCCGGAGGGCACGCGGCGTCTGACACCCTCCACATCGGCGTACGGCTGCACGGGGTCTACATCAACCCGATGCTCCTGTTCGGCGACGTGCCGCGCGCGGTTCTCCTCCCGTGTTGCGACGGCATCATGCGCGAGGGTGGGCGAGTCGGTAGGTCGCTGTGA
- the lepB gene encoding signal peptidase I — protein sequence MTTESAPDVPSKPRRGFWIFLRDVLVIIVIAALVSFLVKTFVVRSFYIPSASMEKTLLVNDRILVDELTPRWSGYSRGDVVVFADPGGWLPVTPKQPPRPVVLEWFDGLLTLIGLSSSDSEDHLVKRLIGLPGDHVVCCNSLGQITINGAPVDELSYLNLPEGDTQASNDPFDVTVPEESIWVLGDNRDRSQDARAHQDLPSGGFVPLDNVVGRAFLTTWPLGRIGVIDSHHEQFNGVPEPEE from the coding sequence ATGACGACTGAATCCGCCCCGGACGTGCCGAGCAAGCCGAGGCGCGGATTCTGGATCTTCCTCCGCGACGTGCTCGTGATCATCGTGATCGCGGCCCTGGTGTCGTTCCTCGTCAAGACGTTCGTCGTGCGGTCGTTCTACATCCCGTCGGCGTCCATGGAGAAGACCCTTCTGGTGAACGACCGGATCCTCGTGGACGAACTCACGCCCCGATGGAGCGGTTACTCCCGTGGCGATGTCGTCGTCTTCGCCGACCCTGGTGGGTGGCTGCCCGTCACACCGAAGCAGCCGCCGCGGCCCGTGGTCCTCGAGTGGTTCGACGGGCTGCTGACCCTCATCGGACTCTCCTCCTCCGACAGCGAGGACCATCTCGTGAAGCGGTTGATCGGGCTGCCGGGCGATCACGTCGTGTGCTGCAACTCGCTCGGCCAGATCACGATCAACGGCGCGCCGGTGGACGAACTGTCGTATCTCAACCTCCCTGAGGGCGACACGCAGGCCTCGAACGACCCGTTCGACGTCACCGTGCCGGAGGAATCGATCTGGGTGCTCGGCGACAACCGCGACCGCTCGCAGGACGCCCGCGCGCACCAGGACCTTCCCAGCGGCGGATTCGTCCCCCTGGACAACGTCGTCGGCAGGGCGTTCCTCACCACGTGGCCGCTCGGCCGCATCGGCGTGATCGACAGTCACCACGAACAGTTCAACGGCGTCCCGGAACCGGAAGAATGA
- a CDS encoding phosphatidate cytidylyltransferase, giving the protein MSDPIGDAEGQPLRRRGARDSATPNGADPIPVPPVDPAAVPPRPPLPRPAAAPAPHQSVPVSAAAMREQLRQARGDFASNVTQAREHLDQANERIKARTGRDLILATLVGLAFGAVLLGSLLFFKELFVPIALGIAVLGIFELSRALRAAGRRIDLVPQVGVGVLLVLAGYFAPAWLSWVTLLFAVVFVIVWRLVAQMFAKDGRTYGDVLTDAVVGGFVQIYVPFLTSLALMLLRQEGGQWWVLAFIAVAVASDTGAYTAGVAIGKHPMAPRISPKKTWEGFGGAVIAAGAAGVLLALYMLEMPWWAGVVFGLAILLSATLGDLGESMIKRDIGIKDMSSWLPGHGGLLDRLDSILPSTVPALSLYFLLSPWAVLT; this is encoded by the coding sequence ATGAGCGATCCGATCGGAGACGCCGAAGGGCAGCCGTTGCGGCGGCGAGGGGCCCGCGACTCGGCGACCCCGAACGGGGCCGATCCCATCCCGGTTCCGCCTGTGGACCCGGCTGCGGTCCCGCCGCGACCGCCGCTGCCTCGGCCGGCCGCTGCGCCGGCTCCGCACCAGTCGGTGCCGGTGTCCGCTGCGGCGATGCGCGAGCAACTGCGGCAGGCCCGCGGAGATTTCGCCTCCAACGTCACTCAGGCCAGGGAGCACCTCGACCAGGCCAATGAGCGCATCAAGGCGCGCACGGGCCGTGACCTCATCCTCGCCACGCTCGTCGGTCTCGCCTTCGGTGCTGTCCTGCTGGGGTCGCTGCTTTTCTTCAAGGAGCTGTTCGTTCCGATCGCTCTGGGCATCGCGGTGCTCGGGATCTTCGAGCTGTCGCGGGCCCTGCGCGCGGCCGGCCGCCGCATCGACCTCGTCCCGCAGGTCGGCGTCGGTGTGCTGCTCGTGCTGGCCGGCTATTTCGCTCCTGCGTGGCTGAGCTGGGTCACCCTCCTGTTCGCCGTGGTCTTCGTGATCGTCTGGCGCCTCGTGGCACAGATGTTCGCCAAGGACGGCCGGACGTACGGCGACGTGCTCACGGATGCCGTGGTCGGTGGCTTCGTCCAGATCTACGTGCCGTTCCTCACGAGCCTCGCTCTCATGCTGCTCCGTCAGGAAGGCGGACAGTGGTGGGTATTGGCGTTCATCGCCGTCGCCGTGGCCTCCGACACCGGGGCGTACACGGCCGGTGTCGCGATCGGCAAGCACCCCATGGCTCCTCGCATCAGCCCCAAGAAGACCTGGGAGGGCTTCGGCGGGGCTGTCATCGCCGCCGGCGCCGCCGGCGTCTTGTTGGCGCTGTACATGCTGGAGATGCCGTGGTGGGCCGGAGTGGTGTTCGGGCTGGCCATCCTGCTGTCCGCGACCCTCGGCGATCTCGGCGAATCCATGATCAAGCGCGACATCGGGATCAAGGACATGAGCTCCTGGCTTCCAGGGCACGGCGGGCTGCTCGACCGGCTCGACAGCATCCTCCCCTCCACGGTGCCCGCGTTGAGCCTCTATTTCCTGCTATCTCCCTGGGCGGTGCTGACATGA
- a CDS encoding tyrosine recombinase XerC, with product MDLDRAADAFARHLTQVRRLSPSTVRAYRADLRDLADAAGDRALGDIDLEVLRDWLWRATQRGDARSTLARRAAAARSFFSWAKDEELIGLDPALRLVAPKRGRTLPAVASKDGMRDLLDERARIAADGDPVALRDHAILEMLYGTGMRVSELCGTDLDDLDQDRSTARVLGKGSKERVVPYGRPARDAVGAYLTRARPVLAARATTATPAVFLGVRGGRLGVRAVYSLVAEALGPIIGADAVGPHALRHSAATHLLDGGADLRAVQEILGHASLGTTQIYTHVSSERLTATYRLAHPRA from the coding sequence ATGGACCTGGACCGCGCGGCGGACGCCTTCGCGAGGCATCTCACGCAGGTGCGTCGGTTGTCCCCTTCGACGGTGCGGGCGTACCGCGCCGACCTGCGGGACCTCGCCGACGCCGCCGGTGACCGTGCGCTGGGAGACATCGACCTCGAAGTGCTGCGGGACTGGCTCTGGCGCGCCACGCAGCGTGGGGATGCACGATCCACGCTCGCGCGGCGAGCCGCTGCGGCGCGATCGTTCTTCTCGTGGGCCAAGGACGAGGAGCTCATCGGGCTCGACCCCGCGCTCCGTCTCGTCGCACCCAAGCGCGGCCGGACGCTTCCCGCCGTCGCCTCGAAGGACGGTATGCGGGACCTCCTCGACGAGCGGGCGCGCATCGCGGCCGACGGCGATCCGGTCGCGCTGCGTGACCACGCCATCCTGGAGATGCTCTACGGCACCGGAATGCGCGTCTCGGAGCTGTGCGGCACCGACCTCGACGACCTCGATCAGGACCGCTCGACCGCGCGTGTGCTCGGAAAGGGCTCCAAGGAGCGGGTCGTCCCGTACGGGCGCCCCGCCAGGGACGCGGTCGGCGCCTATCTCACCCGCGCACGTCCTGTCCTCGCGGCTCGCGCGACCACGGCGACGCCCGCTGTCTTCCTCGGCGTCCGCGGTGGGCGACTCGGGGTCCGCGCGGTGTATTCCCTCGTCGCCGAGGCGCTCGGACCGATCATCGGCGCGGACGCGGTCGGGCCCCACGCACTGCGGCACTCAGCGGCCACGCACCTGCTCGACGGCGGGGCGGATCTGCGGGCCGTGCAGGAGATCCTCGGTCACGCGAGCCTCGGCACGACGCAGATCTACACCCACGTGTCGTCCGAACGACTCACAGCGACCTACCGACTCGCCCACCCTCGCGCATGA